A window of the Gossypium hirsutum isolate 1008001.06 chromosome A05, Gossypium_hirsutum_v2.1, whole genome shotgun sequence genome harbors these coding sequences:
- the LOC107957589 gene encoding floral homeotic protein PMADS 1-like — protein MARGKIQIKLIENSTNRQVTYSKRRNGLFKKANELTVLCDARVSIIMFSTTGKLHEFISPSTTTKQVIDQYQKTLGIDIWNTHYEKMQEQLKQLKEVNRNLRKEIRRRMGDCLNDLSIEDLGALEQEMESSVTLIRDRKYRVLSNQIDTSRKKVRNVEEIHKNLLHELESLKEDPYGLVDNGGDYDTLIGYQNGGPRIFALRLQPNHPSLHSGGGSDLTTYPLLD, from the exons ATGGCTCGAGGGAAGATCCAGATCAAGCTGATAGAGAACTCGACCAACAGGCAAGTCACGTATTCGAAGAGAAGAAACGGTCTTTTCAAGAAAGCTAATGAACTTACAGTTCTTTGCGATGCTAGAGTTTCGATCATCATGTTTTCCACTACTGGTAAACTCCATGAGTTTATCAGCCCTTCCACCAC AACGAAGCAAGTAATTGATCAGTACCAGAAAACCTTGGGGATCGATATCTGGAACACCCACTATGAg AAAATGCAAGAGCAGTTGAAGCAGCTGAAAGAGGTTAACAGGAACCTGCGCAAAGAGATtag GAGAAGGATGGGCGACTGTTTGAATGATTTGAGCATTGAAGATCTTGGTGCTTTGGAACAAGAGATGGAGAGCTCTGTCACTCTTATTCGTGATAGAAAG TATCGTGTTCTCTCCAACCAGATCGATACTTCCAGGAAAAAG GTGAGGAATGTGGAAGAGATACACAAAAATCTCTTACATGAACTG GAATCCCTGAAAGAAGATCCATATGGATTAGTTGATAATGGAGGGGATTATGATACCCTGATCGGGTATCAAAATGGAGGTCCTCGTATATTTGCTTTACGCCTGCAGCCAAACCATCCTAGCCTTCACAGTGGCGGAGGCTCCGATCTCACCACCTATCCCTTGCTTGATTAA